One part of the Dysidea avara chromosome 10, odDysAvar1.4, whole genome shotgun sequence genome encodes these proteins:
- the LOC136269348 gene encoding uncharacterized protein, whose translation MLMNFIVYWSMQGGLRKHIRFWIDVLNAPHRVVDATQYGYMFPLFSSPTPYFGCNHLANCDFVSLAIQELLVNNCIAKVDFQPFICSPLSVVDGPSKKCLVINLRHLNQFLWKQRFKYEDLRTALMLFEKGDKAFTFDLKSGYHHVDIHKTCWKYLGFMWPVNKVQTYFTFKVLPFGLSSACYLFTKLLRPLVKYWRGHGYKIVVYLDDGICSVEAERAEAANRFVQESLANAGFVAHPTKSQWVPSYQVSWLGFDINLETGQIIVPTDKVHAFRSLVSSAIKTVVLPARHTARIIGKIISLSLAVGPVSRLMTRSLYAVINECYTWSDMLSLSPEALCE comes from the coding sequence GGTCCATGCAAGGAGGCCTCAGGAAACATATAAGGTTTTGGATAGATGTTTTGAATGCCCCTCATAGGGTAGTGGATGCAACTCAGTATGGCTATATGTTTCCTTTGTTTTCTTCACCAACACCATATTTTGGTTGTAACCATTTGGCTAATTGTGACTTTGTTTCCCTGGCGATCCAGGAATTGCTAGTCAATAACTGTATTGCTAAGGTTGACTTTCAACCTTTTATATGTAGTCCTTTGTCAGTTGTTGATGGACCCAGTAAGAAATGTCTGGTGATTAATCTCAGACACCTCAACCAGTTCCTGTGGAAGCAGAGGTTTAAATATGAAGACCTTAGGACAGCTCTGATGTTATTTGAAAAAGGTGATAAGGCATTTACGTTTGACCTGAAGTCTGGTTATCACCATGTTGACATCCACAAAACCTGTTGGAAGTATTTAGGCTTTATGTGGCCTGTGAATAAAGTCCAGACTTATTTTACGTTTAAAGTCCTTCCATTTGGCTTATCTTCAGCGTGCTACTTGTTTACTAAGCTTCTTAGGCCATTAGTTAAGTATTGGAGGGGACATGGTTATAAGATAGTGGTGTATTTAGATGACGGTATTTGCTCTGTAGAAGCTGAAAGGGCCGAAGCTGCCAATAGATTTGTTCAGGAGTCCCTGGCTAATGCTGGCTTTGTGGCTCACCCTACGAAATCCCAGTGGGTTCCTTCCTACCAGGTGTCTTGGTTAGGGTTTGATATCAATCTAGAAACAGGCCAGATTATTGTCCCCACAGATAAGGTGCATGCTTTTAGAAGTTTAGTGTCTTCTGCAATTAAGACAGTAGTGCTTCCTGCCCGTCATACTGCTAGGATCATTGGGAAGATAATTTCTTTGTCCCTTGCAGTGGGCCCAGTTAGTCGACTCATGACTCGTAGTTTGTATGCAGTGATTAATGAGTGTTATACCTGGAGTGACATGTTGTCACTGAGTCCAGAGGCTCTCTGTGAGTAA